From a region of the Tenggerimyces flavus genome:
- a CDS encoding ABC transporter ATP-binding protein, producing the protein MRLEGVFARYGRRDAWVLQNVDGEVRQGDTIVITGRNGAGKSTLLRVLAGLLPVGRGKVRDRPDIVGWVPERFPTAQPFAVLAYLQGIARVQGLSQSLAQKTIDAWGERFFLTPFFATPLEELSKGTARKVGLIQALLNPPQLLVMDEPWEGLDAQSQAELPAVVEELTKNGGSCVLTDHRGRAADLGDVRHWQVHQGVLKEEDAPAPQEDAEHHVIEIVVRTDEVGTTVEWLREAGYDVHGTRERR; encoded by the coding sequence ATGAGGTTGGAGGGGGTCTTCGCCCGCTACGGCCGCCGCGATGCCTGGGTCCTCCAGAACGTCGACGGCGAGGTACGGCAAGGCGACACCATCGTGATCACCGGGCGCAACGGGGCCGGAAAATCCACGCTGCTCAGGGTCCTCGCCGGTCTGCTCCCGGTCGGCCGCGGCAAGGTACGCGACCGCCCCGACATCGTTGGCTGGGTGCCCGAACGGTTCCCGACCGCGCAGCCGTTCGCCGTTCTCGCTTACCTGCAAGGGATCGCGCGCGTCCAAGGCCTTTCGCAAAGTCTTGCCCAAAAGACGATCGATGCCTGGGGCGAACGGTTCTTCCTCACCCCGTTCTTCGCCACGCCCCTCGAAGAGCTGTCCAAGGGCACGGCGAGAAAGGTCGGCCTCATCCAAGCCCTGCTGAACCCACCCCAGCTGCTGGTGATGGACGAGCCCTGGGAGGGCCTCGACGCGCAGAGCCAAGCCGAGCTCCCCGCCGTCGTCGAAGAGCTCACCAAGAACGGCGGCAGCTGCGTCCTCACCGACCACCGCGGACGGGCCGCCGACCTCGGCGACGTACGGCACTGGCAGGTCCACCAAGGCGTGCTGAAAGAAGAGGACGCGCCGGCACCACAGGAGGACGCCGAGCACCACGTGATCGAGATCGTCGTCAGGACCGACGAGGTCGGGACGACCGTCGAGTGGCTTCGGGAGGCCGGGTACGACGTGCATGGAACGAGGGAGCGCCGATGA
- the gltB gene encoding glutamate synthase large subunit yields the protein MRGTPPPPQGLYDPRFEHDACGVAFVATLSGVPSHEIVEHALTALKNLDHRGASGAEPDSGDGAGMLIQVPDAFYREVCEFDLPGPGQYAVGMAFIPDDDQVDTEAVRRIGEIADEEGLNVLGWRDVPVAAELLGKTSRAVMPRFRELFVSASSGRVVGMALERMVFALRKRVERETDVYFPSLSSRTVVYKGMLTTTQLEPFYPDLADPRVASAVALVHSRFSTNTFPSWPLAHPYRYLAHNGEINTVMGNRNWMRAREALLTSDLIPGDLKRLYPICTPEASDSATFDEALELLQMGGRSLPHSVLMMIPEAWENHAEMDPKRRAFYEFHSTLMEPWDGPASVAFTDGTQIGAVLDRNGLRPSRYWVTDEGLVVMASEVGVLDLDPKTVVRKGRLEPGRMFLVDTAEHRIIEDEEIKETLASEAPYEEWLHAGLIRLENLPPRDHVVHSHASVLRRQQTFGYTEEELRVLLAPMARVGYEPIGSMGSDSPIAVLSERSRLLFDYFSQLFAQVTNPPLDAIREELVTSLSSTIGPEGNLLDPGPASCRQIVLPFPVLDNDELARIIHVNRDGDLPGYNTFVVQGLYPVDGGGAALERRLDEICLDVSEAIANGARIIVLSDRHSNNDLAPIPSLLLTGAVHHHLIRTKDRTRVGMVVESGDVREVHHVALLIGYGAAAVNPYLAMETVEDLAREGVFLNGIEPEKAVRNLVKALGKGVLKVMSKMGVSTVASYTGAQIFEAIGLGQDLVDKYFTGTTSRLGGIGLDVIASEVRRRHQKAYPDDGVQTAHRRLLIGGEYQWRREGEPHLFDPDTVFRLQHSTRSGRYDIFKQYTARVDEQAQRLMTLRGLFAFKDNVREPIPIDEVQPISEIVKRFSTGAMSYGSISMEAHQTLAIAMNRLGARSNTGEGGEDTERLHDPERRSAIKQVASGRFGVTADYLTNSTDLQIKMAQGAKPGEGGQLPGNKVYPWIAKTRHSTPGVGLISPPPHHDIYSIEDLAQLIHDLKNSNPAARVHVKLVAEVGVGTVAAGVSKAHADVVLISGHDGGTGAAPLTSLKHAGAPWELGLAETQQTLLLNGLRDRIVVQTDGQLKTGRDVVIAALLGAEEFGFATAPLVVSGCVMMRVCHLDTCPVGVATQNPELRKRFNGKPEFVVNFFEFIAQEVREYLAELGFRTLEEAVGHAELLDIGAAVEHWKASGLDLRPILEVPDLPAGTARRCVTSQDHGLDKALDNHLIQLAKDALDRGEPVRAQLSIRNVNRTVGTTLGHEVTKRYGGEGLPDGTIDLTFVGSAGQSFGAFVPSGITLRLEGDANDYLAKGLSGGRVVVRPDRAATFAAEENIIAGNVIAYGATGGELFLRGKVGERFCVRNSGVTAVVEGVGDHGCEYMTGGVVLVLGATGRNFAAGMSGGVAYVLDLDKGRVNTEMVDLEALEDADRELLTALVAKHAEETGSIVAEALRIDWSSSVERFTKVMPKDYKRVLQARAKAEAEGRDVDVAIMEAAHG from the coding sequence ATGCGCGGAACACCCCCGCCGCCGCAAGGCCTCTACGACCCACGCTTCGAGCACGACGCGTGTGGCGTCGCGTTCGTCGCGACCTTGAGCGGTGTACCGAGTCACGAGATCGTCGAGCATGCCCTGACGGCATTGAAGAATCTCGACCATCGGGGTGCCTCGGGCGCCGAGCCGGACTCCGGCGATGGCGCGGGGATGTTGATCCAGGTACCCGATGCTTTCTACCGCGAGGTCTGCGAGTTCGACCTACCTGGTCCAGGCCAGTATGCCGTCGGCATGGCGTTCATCCCCGACGACGACCAGGTCGACACCGAGGCCGTACGCAGGATCGGCGAGATCGCGGACGAAGAAGGGCTGAACGTCCTTGGCTGGCGCGATGTTCCGGTCGCGGCCGAGCTGCTCGGGAAGACCTCCCGTGCGGTCATGCCTCGCTTCCGCGAGCTGTTCGTGTCGGCGTCGTCCGGCCGGGTCGTCGGCATGGCGCTCGAGCGCATGGTGTTCGCGTTGCGCAAGCGCGTCGAGCGCGAGACCGACGTGTACTTCCCGTCGCTCTCGTCGCGCACCGTTGTTTACAAGGGCATGCTGACGACGACGCAGCTCGAGCCGTTCTACCCCGACCTCGCCGACCCGCGGGTCGCGAGCGCGGTCGCGTTGGTGCACTCGCGGTTCAGTACGAACACGTTCCCGTCGTGGCCGCTCGCGCACCCGTACCGCTACCTCGCGCACAACGGCGAGATCAACACCGTGATGGGCAACCGCAACTGGATGCGGGCCCGCGAAGCGCTGCTGACGAGCGACCTGATCCCCGGTGACCTGAAGCGGCTGTACCCGATCTGCACGCCGGAGGCGAGCGACTCGGCGACGTTCGACGAGGCGCTCGAGCTGCTGCAGATGGGTGGCCGTTCGCTGCCGCACTCGGTGCTGATGATGATCCCGGAGGCGTGGGAGAACCACGCCGAGATGGATCCGAAGCGGCGCGCGTTCTACGAGTTCCACTCGACGTTGATGGAGCCGTGGGACGGCCCGGCTTCGGTCGCGTTCACCGACGGTACGCAGATCGGCGCGGTGCTCGACCGGAACGGGCTGCGTCCGTCGCGGTACTGGGTCACCGACGAGGGCCTGGTCGTGATGGCGTCGGAGGTCGGCGTGCTCGACCTCGACCCGAAGACGGTCGTCCGCAAGGGCCGCCTCGAGCCGGGCCGGATGTTCCTCGTCGACACCGCGGAGCACCGGATCATCGAGGACGAGGAGATCAAGGAGACGCTCGCCTCGGAGGCACCGTACGAGGAGTGGCTGCACGCCGGACTCATTCGCCTCGAGAACCTGCCGCCGCGCGACCACGTCGTGCACAGCCACGCGTCGGTGCTGCGCCGGCAGCAGACGTTCGGCTACACCGAGGAAGAGCTGCGCGTGCTGCTCGCGCCGATGGCGCGGGTCGGGTACGAGCCGATCGGGTCGATGGGTTCGGACTCGCCGATCGCGGTGCTGTCGGAACGTTCGCGGCTGCTGTTCGACTACTTCTCCCAGCTGTTCGCGCAGGTGACGAACCCACCGCTCGACGCGATCCGCGAGGAGCTCGTCACCTCGCTGTCGTCGACGATCGGGCCAGAGGGCAACCTGCTCGACCCCGGACCAGCGTCGTGCCGGCAGATCGTGCTGCCGTTCCCGGTGCTCGACAACGACGAGCTGGCGAGGATCATCCACGTCAACCGCGACGGCGACCTGCCCGGCTACAACACGTTCGTCGTGCAGGGTCTTTACCCGGTCGACGGTGGGGGAGCGGCGCTGGAACGCCGGCTCGACGAGATCTGCCTCGACGTGTCGGAGGCGATCGCGAACGGCGCACGGATCATCGTGCTGTCCGACCGGCACTCCAACAACGACCTCGCGCCGATTCCCTCGCTGTTGTTGACCGGAGCGGTGCACCACCACCTGATCCGTACGAAGGACCGCACCCGCGTCGGCATGGTCGTCGAGTCCGGCGACGTGCGCGAGGTTCACCATGTGGCGTTGCTGATCGGGTACGGCGCGGCCGCTGTCAACCCGTACTTGGCGATGGAGACGGTCGAGGACCTGGCGCGCGAAGGCGTGTTCCTCAACGGCATCGAGCCAGAGAAGGCCGTTCGCAACCTGGTGAAGGCGCTCGGCAAGGGTGTGCTCAAGGTCATGAGCAAGATGGGCGTCTCGACGGTCGCGTCCTACACGGGTGCGCAGATCTTCGAGGCGATCGGCCTGGGGCAAGACCTGGTTGACAAGTACTTCACCGGCACGACGTCGCGGCTCGGCGGCATCGGGCTCGACGTGATCGCCAGCGAGGTAAGGCGTCGGCACCAGAAGGCCTACCCGGACGACGGCGTGCAGACCGCGCACCGCCGGCTGCTGATCGGCGGCGAGTACCAGTGGCGCCGCGAGGGCGAGCCGCACCTGTTCGACCCGGACACGGTGTTCCGGCTGCAGCACTCGACCCGGTCCGGCCGGTACGACATCTTCAAGCAGTACACGGCTCGGGTGGACGAGCAGGCGCAGCGGCTGATGACGCTGCGCGGGCTGTTCGCGTTCAAGGACAATGTGCGCGAGCCGATCCCGATCGACGAGGTGCAGCCGATCTCGGAGATCGTCAAGCGGTTCTCGACCGGTGCGATGTCGTACGGCTCGATCTCGATGGAAGCCCATCAGACGTTGGCGATCGCGATGAACCGGCTCGGTGCGCGTTCCAACACCGGCGAGGGTGGCGAGGACACCGAGCGGCTGCACGACCCGGAGCGACGCAGCGCGATCAAGCAGGTCGCGTCCGGTCGATTCGGCGTGACTGCGGACTACCTCACGAACTCGACCGACCTGCAGATCAAGATGGCGCAGGGCGCGAAGCCCGGCGAGGGCGGCCAGCTGCCCGGCAACAAGGTGTATCCGTGGATCGCGAAGACGCGGCACTCGACGCCGGGTGTCGGTCTGATCTCGCCGCCGCCGCACCACGACATCTACTCGATCGAGGACCTCGCGCAGCTGATCCACGACCTGAAGAACTCCAACCCCGCCGCGCGCGTGCACGTCAAGCTCGTGGCCGAGGTCGGGGTCGGAACGGTCGCGGCGGGCGTGTCCAAGGCGCACGCGGACGTCGTGCTGATCTCCGGTCACGACGGCGGTACGGGCGCGGCGCCGCTGACGTCGCTGAAGCACGCCGGCGCACCCTGGGAGCTCGGGCTCGCCGAGACGCAGCAGACGTTGTTGCTGAATGGGCTGCGGGACCGGATAGTCGTGCAGACCGACGGTCAGCTGAAGACTGGTCGCGACGTGGTCATCGCGGCGCTGCTCGGTGCGGAGGAGTTCGGCTTCGCGACCGCGCCGCTGGTGGTGTCGGGTTGCGTGATGATGCGCGTGTGTCACCTCGACACGTGTCCGGTGGGTGTGGCGACGCAGAACCCCGAGCTACGCAAGCGGTTCAACGGCAAGCCGGAGTTCGTCGTCAACTTCTTCGAGTTCATTGCCCAAGAGGTGCGGGAGTACCTTGCGGAGTTGGGTTTCCGTACGTTGGAGGAGGCCGTCGGCCACGCCGAGCTGCTCGACATCGGCGCGGCGGTCGAGCACTGGAAGGCGTCGGGTCTCGACCTGCGCCCGATCCTCGAGGTGCCGGACCTGCCCGCCGGCACAGCGCGTCGTTGCGTGACGTCGCAGGACCACGGGCTGGACAAGGCGCTCGACAATCACCTGATCCAGTTGGCGAAGGACGCGTTGGACCGCGGCGAGCCGGTGCGCGCGCAGCTGTCGATCCGCAACGTCAACCGTACGGTCGGCACGACGCTCGGGCACGAGGTGACGAAGCGGTACGGCGGCGAGGGCTTGCCGGACGGGACGATCGACCTCACGTTCGTGGGTTCGGCCGGCCAGTCGTTCGGCGCGTTCGTCCCGTCCGGCATCACCTTGCGGCTGGAGGGTGACGCGAACGACTACCTCGCGAAGGGCCTGTCCGGCGGGCGGGTCGTCGTGCGGCCGGACCGCGCGGCGACGTTCGCCGCCGAGGAGAACATCATTGCCGGCAACGTGATCGCGTACGGCGCGACCGGTGGCGAACTGTTCCTGCGCGGCAAGGTGGGCGAGCGGTTCTGCGTACGCAACTCCGGTGTGACCGCGGTCGTGGAGGGTGTCGGCGACCACGGGTGTGAGTACATGACCGGCGGTGTGGTCTTGGTGCTTGGTGCCACCGGACGCAACTTCGCGGCCGGGATGTCCGGCGGTGTGGCGTACGTCCTCGACCTCGACAAGGGGCGCGTCAACACCGAGATGGTCGACCTCGAGGCGCTCGAGGATGCCGACCGCGAACTGCTGACGGCGTTGGTGGCGAAGCACGCCGAGGAGACCGGGTCGATCGTGGCAGAGGCGCTGCGGATCGACTGGTCGTCCTCCGTTGAGCGGTTCACGAAGGTGATGCCGAAGGACTACAAGCGCGTACTGCAGGCGCGGGCCAAGGCCGAAGCTGAGGGGCGCGATGTGGACGTAGCGATCATGGAGGCGGCGCATGGCTGA
- a CDS encoding glutamine synthetase family protein translates to MTDGRGERAQQLADDLTARNVSAVALGWVDNAGITRVKTVPTARLPYAATMGIGMSPVFDVFVVDDSITTSEYIGGPVGDLRLVPDLSQLRVLEGQPGWAWAPVDRLRQDGSPWDACSRTFARRLASRAAERGVTFQMAFELEWFVGRTLPDGTLEPACGGPAYGMTRVIELSSYSRALIDALVAQGVPVVQFHPEYAAGQLELSVAPADPVSAADLMVLVRQTIRAVSLAYGLQVSFAPVVVPGSVGNGAHLHLSPWAAGSNLLAGGRGTRGLTAPGEALLAGLVSRLPALCALLAPSVSSYLRLVPQAWAAPFQCWGVENREAALRFVPGNVGTEARSANAELKCVDGSANPYLVVGAVIAAALAGLDEPSGTLPSEVTVDPASLPESEQPARLPQSVAEALAALEADPALTTALGEPLLQAFLAVHRAEAALFADATPDEIVAATRWKY, encoded by the coding sequence ATGACGGACGGACGTGGGGAGCGGGCCCAGCAGCTCGCCGACGATCTGACGGCGCGCAACGTGAGCGCGGTAGCCCTGGGGTGGGTCGACAACGCGGGGATCACCCGGGTGAAGACCGTCCCGACGGCGCGGCTGCCGTACGCGGCGACGATGGGCATCGGGATGTCGCCGGTGTTCGACGTGTTCGTCGTGGACGACTCGATCACGACGAGCGAGTACATCGGCGGGCCGGTGGGCGACCTGCGGCTGGTGCCGGACCTGTCGCAGCTGCGGGTGCTCGAGGGTCAGCCCGGTTGGGCTTGGGCGCCGGTGGACCGGCTGCGGCAGGACGGCTCGCCTTGGGACGCGTGCTCGCGCACGTTCGCCCGGCGGCTCGCCTCGCGCGCCGCGGAGCGTGGGGTGACGTTCCAGATGGCGTTCGAGCTCGAGTGGTTCGTGGGGCGGACGTTGCCGGACGGGACGCTGGAGCCGGCGTGCGGTGGGCCGGCTTACGGGATGACGCGGGTCATCGAGCTGTCCTCCTACTCTCGCGCGCTGATCGATGCGCTGGTAGCGCAGGGCGTTCCGGTCGTTCAGTTCCATCCGGAGTACGCGGCCGGGCAGCTGGAACTGTCGGTCGCGCCCGCCGACCCGGTGTCTGCGGCGGATCTGATGGTGCTGGTGCGGCAGACGATCCGTGCGGTCTCGTTGGCGTACGGGCTGCAGGTGTCGTTCGCGCCGGTGGTCGTGCCGGGGTCGGTGGGCAACGGGGCGCACCTCCATCTGTCGCCCTGGGCCGCGGGCTCGAACCTGTTGGCCGGCGGTCGTGGCACGCGCGGGCTTACAGCGCCGGGTGAGGCGTTGTTGGCTGGGTTGGTCTCTCGGCTTCCCGCTCTGTGCGCGCTGTTGGCGCCGTCGGTGTCGAGCTACCTGCGGCTGGTGCCCCAAGCCTGGGCAGCGCCGTTCCAGTGCTGGGGCGTAGAGAACCGCGAGGCCGCGCTGCGCTTCGTTCCGGGGAACGTCGGCACGGAGGCACGGTCGGCGAACGCAGAGCTCAAGTGCGTCGACGGCAGCGCCAACCCGTACCTCGTCGTCGGCGCAGTCATCGCCGCGGCCCTCGCCGGCCTCGACGAACCCTCGGGCACGCTGCCCTCGGAGGTGACGGTCGACCCAGCGTCGCTGCCGGAGTCGGAGCAGCCAGCCCGGCTGCCCCAGTCCGTGGCAGAAGCTCTGGCCGCGTTGGAGGCCGACCCTGCGCTGACCACCGCCCTGGGCGAGCCATTGCTGCAGGCCTTCCTCGCCGTCCACCGCGCCGAAGCGGCACTGTTCGCCGACGCGACCCCGGACGAGATCGTCGCCGCGACCCGCTGGAAGTACTAG
- a CDS encoding DUF2867 domain-containing protein has product MRVHNVHERVLPISMDKAAPLIDQLGQPDDLLFPTPQWPPMVLDGPLQPGSSGGHGPMRYHVQRYEPGRLVEFATEPGMDIVGTHAFSLEKVDDDHTILRHTIEGELEGTMRLAWPTAVRPIHDAMVEDILDQAERVAGQQPRRRQRWSPWVRFLRRVIAKRARRTEPPHTELLENALPGVDFIDAHEIPTRKGMPMTAEPWADALFGSFPKWVTAAMGLRQAVVGLIGINRQPKDQAFTKYASTPTEVLLGSDEKHLDFRVSIKREPERVVATTVVQVHNARGRAYWVVVGPIHPIVLRSMLSRTARRLADESHH; this is encoded by the coding sequence ATGCGAGTCCACAACGTTCACGAGCGAGTTCTCCCCATCAGCATGGACAAGGCCGCTCCCCTCATCGACCAGCTCGGCCAGCCCGACGACCTCCTCTTCCCGACGCCACAATGGCCGCCGATGGTCCTGGACGGTCCGCTACAACCAGGCTCGAGCGGCGGGCACGGCCCGATGCGATACCACGTCCAGAGGTACGAGCCGGGAAGGCTGGTCGAGTTCGCCACCGAGCCGGGCATGGACATCGTCGGCACCCACGCGTTCAGCCTGGAGAAGGTGGACGACGACCACACCATCCTCCGCCACACCATCGAGGGCGAGCTCGAGGGCACCATGCGCCTCGCCTGGCCGACCGCCGTCAGGCCTATCCACGACGCCATGGTCGAGGACATCCTCGACCAGGCCGAACGAGTCGCCGGCCAGCAGCCACGGCGACGCCAACGATGGTCACCGTGGGTGCGCTTCCTCAGACGCGTCATCGCCAAGCGGGCAAGGCGAACGGAGCCGCCGCACACCGAGCTTCTCGAGAACGCGCTACCGGGGGTCGACTTCATCGACGCCCACGAGATTCCCACCAGGAAGGGCATGCCGATGACAGCGGAGCCGTGGGCGGACGCCCTGTTCGGCAGCTTTCCGAAGTGGGTCACAGCCGCCATGGGGCTGAGGCAAGCGGTCGTCGGGCTCATCGGCATCAACAGACAGCCCAAAGACCAGGCGTTCACGAAATACGCCAGCACACCGACCGAGGTCCTGCTGGGCAGCGACGAGAAGCACCTCGACTTCCGCGTCAGCATCAAGCGCGAGCCAGAACGCGTCGTCGCCACCACCGTCGTTCAGGTGCACAACGCGCGTGGTCGCGCCTACTGGGTCGTCGTCGGACCGATCCACCCGATCGTGCTGCGCTCGATGCTCAGCAGAACGGCCCGACGACTCGCCGACGAGTCACACCACTAG
- a CDS encoding glutamate synthase subunit beta codes for MADPKGFLTTPREGATRRPVEERLRDWNEVYPDGGIGRTLLPIISKQAGRCMDCGIPFCHQGCPLGNLIPEWNDLVWREDWRAAIERLHATNNFPEFTGRLCPAPCETACVLAIDETTSGGAVTIKNVEVAIIDRAFDERWVTPQQPDWLTGRTVAVVGSGPAGLAAAQQLTRAGHTVAVYERADRIGGLLRYGIPEFKMEKRILDRRLDQMMREGTVFRPGVTIGSDITGEQLRQRYDAVVLAVGSTIGRDLPMPGRELTGIHQAMEFLPQSNRASLGDAVADQITATGKHVVIIGGGDTGADCLGTAHRQGAASVVQLEILPRPTETRPDNQPWPTYPMTFRVSSAHEEGGDRKYAVSTQSFEGDSSGHVRSLKLVEVEFKDGRFSPVAGSEHSIPADLVLLAMGFVGPEKALPESFGVELDERGNIRRSASFESSVPGVFVAGDAGRGQSLIVWAIAEGRSCAAGVDAYLRGSTALPAPILPTERSLVV; via the coding sequence ATGGCTGACCCCAAGGGCTTCCTCACCACGCCTCGCGAAGGTGCGACGCGGCGTCCGGTCGAGGAGCGGTTGCGCGACTGGAACGAGGTCTACCCCGACGGCGGTATCGGGCGCACGCTGCTTCCGATCATCTCCAAGCAGGCCGGGCGATGCATGGACTGCGGCATCCCGTTCTGCCACCAGGGTTGCCCGCTCGGGAACCTGATCCCGGAGTGGAACGACCTGGTGTGGCGGGAGGACTGGCGCGCGGCGATCGAGCGGTTGCACGCGACGAACAACTTCCCGGAGTTCACCGGTCGGCTGTGCCCGGCACCGTGCGAAACCGCGTGTGTGTTGGCGATCGACGAGACCACGTCGGGTGGCGCGGTCACGATCAAGAACGTCGAGGTCGCGATCATCGACCGTGCGTTCGACGAGCGCTGGGTGACGCCGCAGCAGCCGGACTGGCTGACCGGACGTACGGTCGCCGTCGTGGGCTCGGGGCCTGCTGGGTTGGCTGCCGCGCAGCAGCTGACGCGGGCGGGGCACACCGTTGCCGTCTACGAGCGGGCCGACCGGATCGGTGGGCTGCTGCGGTATGGGATCCCCGAGTTCAAGATGGAGAAGCGGATCCTCGACCGGCGGCTCGACCAGATGATGCGCGAGGGCACGGTGTTCCGGCCTGGCGTGACGATCGGGTCGGACATCACGGGGGAGCAGCTGCGGCAGCGGTACGACGCCGTGGTGCTCGCCGTGGGGTCGACGATCGGGCGCGATCTGCCGATGCCGGGGCGTGAGCTCACGGGGATCCATCAGGCGATGGAGTTTCTCCCGCAGTCGAACCGGGCTTCGCTGGGGGACGCTGTTGCTGACCAGATCACCGCCACTGGGAAGCACGTGGTGATCATCGGTGGCGGTGACACGGGTGCGGACTGCTTGGGGACGGCGCACCGGCAGGGTGCGGCTTCCGTTGTGCAGTTGGAGATTCTGCCGCGTCCGACGGAGACTCGGCCGGACAACCAGCCTTGGCCGACGTACCCGATGACGTTCCGCGTGTCCTCGGCGCACGAGGAGGGCGGCGACAGGAAGTACGCGGTGTCGACGCAGTCGTTCGAGGGCGACTCTTCGGGGCACGTGCGGTCTTTGAAGCTGGTCGAGGTGGAGTTCAAGGACGGGCGCTTCTCGCCGGTTGCTGGCTCTGAGCACTCGATTCCGGCGGACTTGGTGCTGTTGGCGATGGGCTTCGTGGGGCCGGAGAAGGCTCTGCCGGAGTCGTTCGGCGTGGAACTGGACGAGCGCGGGAACATCCGGCGCTCTGCGTCGTTCGAGTCATCGGTGCCTGGGGTGTTTGTGGCGGGCGACGCGGGGCGCGGGCAGTCGCTGATCGTGTGGGCGATCGCGGAGGGCCGTTCCTGTGCCGCAGGGGTGGACGCGTACCTGCGCGGCTCCACCGCGCTGCCGGCGCCGATCCTGCCGACCGAGCGGTCGCTAGTGGTGTGA
- the pyk gene encoding pyruvate kinase — protein sequence MRRAKIVCTLGPAVSTPERIRALVEAGMDVARLNLSHGSYADHERVYRMVREASEESGRGVGILVDLQGPKIRLGKFAEGSANLVYGDTFTITTDDIPGTKERASTTYDGLPHDVSKGDLILVDDGRLTLEVLDVKDGTDVVTKVVIGGKVSNNKGLNLPGIGLSVPAMSEKDHEDLRWALHLRADMIALSFVRNARDVEDVRRVMNEEKVRLPVIAKIEKPQAVQNLEEIIDAFDAFMVARGDLGVEMPLETVPLVQKRIIELARTNAKPVIVATQMLESMINAPRPTRAEASDVANAVLDGADAVMLSGETSVGNYPIETVTTMARIVTNVESEALDKITKIEWTPRTKGGVIAKAAAEVAERLGARFLVAFTQSGDTARRLARYRSFVPLLAFTPEDDVRHQLSLAWGIETFLVPTVSHTDEMVKQVDRALLAVGRCRRGDSVVIVAGSPPSIPGSTNALRVHRIGDAVAEAAPAYRL from the coding sequence GTGCGCCGCGCGAAGATTGTCTGCACTCTGGGTCCCGCCGTCTCGACCCCCGAACGTATTCGGGCGTTGGTCGAGGCCGGCATGGACGTTGCCCGCCTGAACCTGAGCCACGGTTCGTACGCCGACCATGAACGGGTCTACCGCATGGTCCGCGAAGCCTCCGAGGAGTCCGGCCGCGGGGTCGGCATCCTCGTCGACCTGCAGGGGCCGAAGATCCGGCTCGGCAAGTTCGCCGAGGGCTCGGCCAACCTCGTGTACGGGGACACGTTCACGATCACCACCGACGACATCCCGGGGACGAAGGAGCGCGCGTCGACGACGTACGACGGCCTCCCACATGATGTCTCGAAGGGTGACCTGATCCTCGTCGACGATGGCCGGCTGACGCTGGAGGTCCTCGACGTGAAGGACGGCACCGATGTCGTCACGAAGGTCGTGATCGGCGGCAAGGTCTCCAACAACAAGGGCCTCAACCTGCCCGGCATCGGGCTCTCCGTGCCCGCCATGTCGGAGAAGGACCACGAGGACCTGCGCTGGGCGCTGCACCTGCGCGCGGACATGATCGCGCTCTCGTTCGTCCGGAACGCGCGCGACGTCGAGGACGTGCGCCGCGTGATGAACGAGGAGAAGGTACGGCTGCCGGTCATCGCGAAGATCGAGAAGCCGCAGGCCGTGCAGAACCTCGAGGAGATCATCGACGCGTTCGACGCGTTCATGGTCGCGCGTGGTGACCTCGGCGTGGAGATGCCGCTGGAGACCGTTCCGCTCGTCCAGAAGCGGATCATCGAGCTGGCCCGGACGAACGCGAAGCCGGTGATCGTCGCGACCCAGATGCTCGAGTCGATGATCAACGCGCCGCGCCCGACCCGCGCGGAGGCGTCCGACGTCGCGAACGCGGTCCTCGACGGTGCCGATGCGGTGATGCTGTCCGGCGAGACCAGCGTCGGCAACTATCCGATCGAGACCGTCACGACGATGGCGCGGATCGTGACGAACGTGGAGTCCGAGGCGCTCGACAAGATCACCAAGATCGAGTGGACGCCGCGGACCAAGGGCGGCGTGATCGCCAAGGCCGCGGCCGAGGTCGCCGAACGCCTGGGAGCACGCTTCCTGGTCGCGTTCACCCAGTCCGGCGACACCGCGCGTCGGCTCGCTCGCTATCGCTCGTTCGTACCGCTGCTCGCGTTCACGCCGGAGGACGACGTCCGCCACCAGCTATCGCTGGCGTGGGGCATCGAGACGTTCCTGGTGCCGACCGTGTCGCACACCGACGAGATGGTGAAGCAGGTCGACCGGGCATTGCTCGCCGTCGGCCGCTGCCGGCGCGGCGACAGCGTGGTGATCGTGGCGGGCAGCCCGCCGAGCATCCCCGGCTCGACGAACGCGCTCCGCGTCCACCGGATCGGCGACGCCGTCGCCGAAGCGGCACCCGCGTACCGCCTCTAA